The Gadus chalcogrammus isolate NIFS_2021 chromosome 10, NIFS_Gcha_1.0, whole genome shotgun sequence genome contains a region encoding:
- the LOC130390586 gene encoding E3 ubiquitin-protein ligase RNF38-like translates to MDPPRTRSLSRSGFYHFGMNSSGATNGNNTNTVGNGAVMINAGGGGNYSQQSNNPGWATHHGGRVYPESQQQTPGSYLGPGPQRHSSNGAHRHQGAGGVLHFHPENMCSEDRDKMEDSPSPKRPRLSQQSMLDLSTTPPSNPSSPIRPWELPPSRRPHPHYMPERCHTPVRNRRSPPMRRQRGRRDRLARHHHHHHHHHHHHPHNPHPHPPHHHYNNNNGGGGGNNNNSNHHLLPHHQHSLHPHPHHGPSVGHQDENYRLPAPPPSYAPPYSQTPREERPGYHPPNLSPRPLHHSPTLSPRLLHHPHHGQQSSMVLDLHEQGSPPVSYPMSPPGAPPGLPPRSAPQQLPACSVVFSGQHYPVCNIPPPPVLQTCSVQHLPVPYPFPSLLSSDPAFLLPSPHLQHPPTHHHHHHHLSHHPPHLAQPAQFGPYPTQQARSPLQRIENEVELLGDHLSLGAGLHYPSPPHPALATHSAQLHFLSHDPLPQEFFGVSYPNFMPRRIQGRRYRSQQPLPPSPYHPSFLPYFLSMLPVQTTGPAISLELDVDDGEVENYEALLNLAERLGEAKLRGLTKGDIEQLPSYRFNPNNQQSEQTLCVVCMSDFESRQLLRVLPCSHEFHGKCVDKWLRANRTCPICRADASEVQRDSE, encoded by the exons ATGGACCCCCCGAGGACTCGGTCGCTTTCACGTTCTGGCTTTTATCATTTCGGCATGAACAGCAGCGGCGCAACAAATGGCAACAACACGAACACGGTCGGTAACGGAGCCGTGATGATCAACGCCGGCGGAGGGGGGAACTACTCGCAGCAGAGCAACAACCCCGGCTGGGCGACGCACCACGGGGGACGCGTCTACCCGGAGAGCCAGCAGCAAACCCCGGGGAGCTACCTGGGGCCGGGGCCACAGAGGCACTCTTCCAACGGAGCTCACAGACACCAAGGCGCTG ggggagtgcTCCACTTCCACCCAGAGAACATGTGCAGTGAGGACCGCGACAAG ATGGAGGACAGCCCGAGCCCCAAACGCCCGCGTCTGTCCCAGCAGTCCATGTTGGACCTaagcaccacccccccctccaatcCCTCCTCTCCCATTCGTCCTTGGGAGCTCCCGCCCAGCCGCCGGCCACACCCTCACTACATGCCTGAGAGGTGCCACACACCTGTTCGCAATCGCCGCAG TCCTCCAATGAGACGGCAGCGTGGTCGCAGGGACCGCCtcgcccgccaccaccaccatcaccaccaccaccaccaccaccacccgcacaacccccacccccaccccccccatcaccactacaacaacaacaacggcggcggcggcggcaacaacaacaacagcaaccaccacctcctgccgCACCACCAGCAcagcctccacccccacccccaccacggcCCGTCGGTCGGCCACCAGGACGAGAACTACCGGCTCccggcccccccgcccagcTACGCCCCGCCCTACAGCCAGACCCCCCGGGAGGAGCGGCCTGGCTACCACCCCCCCAACCTGTCCCCGCGGCCCCTCCACCACTCCCCCACCCTGTCCCCCCGCCTGctgcaccacccccaccacggcCAGCAGAGCAGCATGGTGCTGGACCTCCACGAGCAG GGTTCTCCTCCGGTGTCATACCCCATGTCTCCACCGGGGGCGCCGCCGGGCCTGCCCCCCCGCTCCGCCCCCCAGCAGCTGCCAGCGTGTTCGGTGGTCTTCAGCGGACAGCACTACCCGGTCTGCAACATCCCCCCTCCTCCG GTCCTCCAGACCTGCTCGGTGCAGCACCTCCCCGTGCCCTACCCCTTCCCCTCGCTGCTCTCCAGCGACCcggccttcctcctcccctctccccacctccagcaccccccgacccaccaccaccaccaccaccacctctcccaccaccccccccacctcgcccAGCCCGCCCAGTTCGGACCCTACCCCACCCAGCAGGCACGCTCG CCGTTGCAGCGGATCGAGAACGAGGTGGAGTTGCTGGGCGACCACCTGtccctgggggcggggctccacTACCCCTCGCCGCCCCACCCCGCCCTCGCCACGCATTCCGCCCagctccacttcctgtcccacGACCCGCTGCCGCAGGAGTTCTTCGGCGTG tcGTATCCAAACTTCATGCCCCGGCGGATCCAGGGCCGACGGTACCGCTCCCAGCAGCCACTGCCGCCCTCGCCTTACCACCCCAGCTTCCTGCCTTACTTCCT GTCCATGCTGCCCGTCCAGACCACCGGCCCGGCCATCAGCCTGGAGCTGGACGTGGACGACGGGGAGGTGGAAAACTATGAG GCCCTGCTGAACCTCGCTGAGCGGCTGGGCGAGGCCAAGCTGCGGGGCCTGACCAAGGGGGACATCGAGCAGCTGCCGTCCTACAGGTTCAACCCCAACAACCAGCAGTCTGAGCAGACGCT gtgtgtggtgtgtatgagTGACTTTGAGTCTCGCCAGCTGCTCCGGGTCCTGCCCTGCAGCCACGAGTTCCACGGCAAGTGTGTCGACAAGTGGCTccgg GCCAACAGGACGTGCCCCATCTGCCGTGCCGACGCCTCGGAGGTGCAGCGTGACTCTGAGTGA